In one Umezawaea sp. Da 62-37 genomic region, the following are encoded:
- a CDS encoding MerR family transcriptional regulator: MRISELSTSSGVPVPTIKYYLREGLLPAGESTGRNQAVYGEGHLRRLRLVRALVGVGGLSIAVVGEIIAALDATVEVTHHVLGVVQRSIGPAAPPVVDRDADDEVAAFLARRGWEHMACDPSALALAGVVATANRLGHRRFADLLDGYADATAAIAKRDLDYLVLHSGPEEVVEDMVVATVLGDAALKALRRLAQRDTSAGLLREE, encoded by the coding sequence GTGCGCATCTCGGAACTGAGCACGAGCAGCGGCGTCCCCGTGCCGACGATCAAGTACTACCTGCGCGAGGGTCTGCTGCCCGCCGGGGAGTCGACCGGCCGCAACCAGGCCGTCTACGGCGAGGGGCACCTGCGCAGGCTCAGGCTCGTGCGCGCGCTCGTCGGGGTGGGAGGGCTGTCGATCGCCGTGGTCGGCGAGATCATCGCCGCCCTCGACGCCACCGTGGAGGTCACCCACCACGTGCTCGGCGTCGTGCAGCGCAGCATCGGGCCCGCCGCCCCGCCGGTCGTCGACCGGGACGCGGACGACGAGGTGGCCGCCTTCCTGGCCCGCCGCGGCTGGGAGCACATGGCGTGCGACCCGTCGGCGCTCGCGCTCGCGGGCGTGGTGGCGACGGCGAACAGGCTCGGCCACCGCCGGTTCGCCGACCTGCTCGACGGGTACGCCGACGCGACCGCGGCCATCGCCAAGCGGGACCTCGACTACCTGGTGCTGCACTCCGGGCCGGAGGAGGTCGTCGAGGACATGGTCGTCGCCACGGTGCTGGGCGACGCGGCGCTGAAGGCGCTGCGCAGGCTCGCCCAGCGCGACACCTCGGCCGGACTCCTCCGCGAGGAGTGA